Part of the Thermodesulfobacteriota bacterium genome, TACGGCTATGAGGGCAATGACAACCTCTATGGCTATGCAGGCAATGACACCCTCTACGGCGGTGACGGCACAGACAGCCTCTTCGGCGGCGCCGGGAACGACGTCCTGGATGGCGGGGCCGGCAACGACTCCCTGTCCGGAGAGACCGGCAACGATACCTACCGGTTCGGCCTGGGCAGCGGCCAGGACATCATCTCCGACTACGATGCGACTCCAGGTAATACAGATACGGTTCAATTTGATTTAAATCCATTGGACTTAATATTCGCGCAATCAGGGTATAATCTAAATGTAACGGTTAACGGTACGACGGACCAGATAGCCATACAAAACTGGTCGTTAAGTACAAATTATCAGACCGAAGTATTCCAGACGGCTGATGGAATCGCTTTACTCAACAGCCAGGTTGGACAGCTTATACAGGCTATGGCCACATTCAGTACAGAGGCAGGCATAAGCTGGAGCCAGGCTATACAAGACAGACCGCAGGATGTACAACAGATACTCGCCCAGTATTGGACACCACCACAGCCATAGTCTCCATGGAGAAGCCAAAAGAAGACCTTCTCAACCCTGAGCCTCGGACAGAGGCTCAGGGTGACGGTACACAGAAAATCGATACAGGGTTAAGCTGTCTGGTCATGATTGCAAAGTATCATGGCGTAGCCGCAGACTCTGCCCAGTTGAAGCATGCCTTTGCCATCGGCAATGAGGGCATGACTACTACCGATATAGTCAGGGCTGCAAAAGAGCTTGGGTTTAAGGCAAAGACGGCAACCGTAGAGTACGAAAGGCTCCAAAGACTTCCCCTCCCGGCCATCGCTGAATTTAAAGATAATGAATATATAATACTCGCAAAGGCAGATGCGGAACAACTGCTGGTACTGCGCCCTGTAGAGACCAAACCAAGGATTCTTAAAAAAGAAGAGTTCTTGTCACGATGGGAAGGAAAGATAATACTTTTATCATGCAGAGGCACCAATCTTCCGGGATCGGAGGAAGTCTTCGGTCTAAAATGGTTTATCCCCACGATATGGAAATACAGAAAGCCTCTCTCCGAGGTGCTGATCGCCTCGCTGGTCCTCCAGATATTTGGCCTCGTAACCCCCATATTCACCCAGGTAATAATCGATAAGGTCCTTGTGCACAGAGGACTTACCACCCTTGATGTCCTGGTTATAGGGCTCGTCGCCATCGCCTTGTTTGAGGCTGTGTTGAACATATTAAGGACATATGTATTCACCCATACCACAAGCAAGATAGACGTTAGCCTCGGAACACGGTTATTCAAACACCTGCTTTCCCTTCCGCTCAGATATTTTGAAGTGAGAAGGGTCGGGGATACGGTGGCCAGAGTAAGGGAACTGGAAAACATCAGGCACTTTCTCACCGGAGCGCCACTTACCTCTCTTCTGGATGCTATGTTTATAGCAGTATTTGTAATAGTGATGTTCTTCTACAGTACGACCTTAACCCTGGTTGCCCTGGCCGCCCTCCCCTTTTTTGCGGCGCTCTCCGCAGTGGTCACACCCCTGCTCAGGCATAGACTTGACGAGAAATTCAACCGGGGAGCGGATGCCCAGTCATACCTGGTGGAGGCGGTTAGCGGTGTTCAGACCGTAAAGTCATTTGCGCTTGAGCCGGAGGTCCGGAAGAAATGGGAAGGACTGCTTTCGAGCTATATAAGGGCAGGCTTTAAAACCTATCAATTATCAGGAAGCGCCGGCGCAATAGGTCAATTTATCAACCGGACATCCTATTTACTGATCTTATGGGTTGGGGCCCACCTGGTAATTGACGGAAGATTAACCGTGGGGCAGCTTATAGCCTTCCAGATGCTTTCGGCCCGGGTAAGCGATCCGGTGCTGAGGCTGGTTCAAATGTGGCAGGAATTCCAGCAGGCAGGGCTTTCTATAAGGAGACTGGGAGACATATTCAATACAACGCCTGAACCGGCCATAAATCCCACCAAGGCAAGGCTTCCGGCCATAAAGGGGCATGTGAAGATTGAGAGCGTGAGATTCAGGTATCGAATGGATGGCCCGGAGGTGTTGAGAAATTTTTCGTTTGAAATACAACCGGGTATGGTTGTGGGGATTGTAGGAAGGAGTGGTTCGGGAAAGAGCACTCTCGCGAAACTCATCCAGAGGCTTTATGTCCCTGAATCAGGCAGAATACTTGTGGACGGAGTGGACATATCCCTGGCCGATCCTGCATGGCTGAG contains:
- a CDS encoding type I secretion system permease/ATPase → MDTTTAIVSMEKPKEDLLNPEPRTEAQGDGTQKIDTGLSCLVMIAKYHGVAADSAQLKHAFAIGNEGMTTTDIVRAAKELGFKAKTATVEYERLQRLPLPAIAEFKDNEYIILAKADAEQLLVLRPVETKPRILKKEEFLSRWEGKIILLSCRGTNLPGSEEVFGLKWFIPTIWKYRKPLSEVLIASLVLQIFGLVTPIFTQVIIDKVLVHRGLTTLDVLVIGLVAIALFEAVLNILRTYVFTHTTSKIDVSLGTRLFKHLLSLPLRYFEVRRVGDTVARVRELENIRHFLTGAPLTSLLDAMFIAVFVIVMFFYSTTLTLVALAALPFFAALSAVVTPLLRHRLDEKFNRGADAQSYLVEAVSGVQTVKSFALEPEVRKKWEGLLSSYIRAGFKTYQLSGSAGAIGQFINRTSYLLILWVGAHLVIDGRLTVGQLIAFQMLSARVSDPVLRLVQMWQEFQQAGLSIRRLGDIFNTTPEPAINPTKARLPAIKGHVKIESVRFRYRMDGPEVLRNFSFEIQPGMVVGIVGRSGSGKSTLAKLIQRLYVPESGRILVDGVDISLADPAWLRRQIGVVLQENFLFNGSVRDNMAIHYPSANMSDIVRVAQVAGAHEFILELPEGYDTVVGENGTALSGGQRQRVAIARALLMNPRILIFDEATSALDYESESIIQRNLKKICQGRTVIIIAHRLSTLRHANRIMVIDRGELVESGAHDELMAKRGLYHYLHSQQEGGAMLNN